The following coding sequences are from one Primulina eburnea isolate SZY01 unplaced genomic scaffold, ASM2296580v1 ctg448_ERROPOS400000+, whole genome shotgun sequence window:
- the LOC140821187 gene encoding uncharacterized protein, with protein sequence MDFFKSVFSNPTPSPSLTSTSTSPDDAQTTSPSELDPPSNPWAFGSTIFSAITSKSETLLDNYYKDIQEFSSGLKKETSVIRQAASRAVQNLPSRLESGAAIAQESLEAVGQAIDNVGSTVSEIITKDLNLASQGGFFGAHFDEIGGDAGDNGNYGKDLGFSENVKPYSRIDAMVRSLQCSVKTYCEEVEDSDYSEWKMGFRLEEKGGEIERLVEENGVIGEIYDEVVPKKVDEETFWCLYFYKVQKVIEAEEARARFVKRAIEEEEELSWDVDDDDNDDNKGRAGFDEDELNKDMEDNEKKAHTLQLKSGEKGVERDDEDEAGLSWSKSENSAGEESLEERLKSNDKEGSEGKIESDFSVVSSQRFDEDYVGWDEIEAAFGSGDEGKITDHGSSSTGNLADLRKRLSAAEQDEELTWDVENDDDEHIKS encoded by the coding sequence ATGGATTTCTTCAAATCAGTCTTCTCGAATCCCACGCCCTCCCCTTCACTCACTTCCACCTCCACTTCACCGGATGATGCTCAAACCACGTCTCCTTCCGAGCTCGACCCGCCATCGAACCCATGGGCATTTGGGTCAACCATTTTCAGTGCCATAACGTCTAAATCGGAAACCCTTTTGGATAATTACTATAAAGATATCCAAGAATTTAGCTCTGGCTTGAAGAAGGAAACGTCAGTTATACGGCAAGCCGCTAGCCGAGCCGTTCAAAACTTACCGTCCCGGCTTGAGTCCGGCGCCGCTATTGCTCAGGAGTCACTTGAAGCTGTAGGACAGGCAATTGACAACGTGGGCTCCACCGTCTCCGAGATTATTACTAAAGATTTGAATTTAGCTTCTCAAGGTGGTTTTTTCGGTGCCCATTTCGATGAAATTGGCGGTGATGCCGGGGATAATGGGAACTACGGAAAAGATTTGGGATTTAGTGAAAATGTTAAGCCGTACAGTAGAATAGATGCTATGGTTCGTAGTTTACAATGCAGTGTTAAGACATATTGTGAGGAGGTGGAGGATAGTGATTATAGTGAGTGGAAAATGGGATTTAGACTTGAGGAAAAGGGTGGGGAAATCGAGCGATTGGTGGAGGAAAATGGGGTGATCGGGGAAATTTATGACGAGGTTGTGCCGAAGAAAGTTGATGAGGAGACTTTTTGGTGTCTGTATTTTTATAAGGTACAGAAGGTTATTGAAGCCGAGGAAGCAAGAGCGAGGTTTGTGAAACGAGCTATCGAGGAGGAAGAGGAGTTGAGCTGGGATGTTGATGACGATGACAATGATGATAACAAAGGGAGAGCTGGATTTGATGAGGATGAGTTGAACAAAGATATGGAGGATAATGAAAAGAAAGCGCACACTTTACAGCTGAAAAGTGGAGAGAAAGGAGTGGAAAGGGATGATGAGGATGAAGCTGGTTTATCTTGGTCAAAAAGTGAAAATTCTGCCGGTGAGGAGAGTTTAGAGGAGAGATTGAAATCTAATGACAAAGAGGGCTCAGAAGGAAAAATAGAAAGTGATTTTTCAGTGGTTTCAAGTCAGCGGTTCGATGAGGATTACGTTGGGTGGGATGAGATAGAAGCTGCTTTTGGCAGTGGTGATGAGGGCAAGATCACCGATCATGGGAGCTCTAGTACCGGTAATTTGGCTGATTTGCGAAAACGGTTGAGTGCTGCTGAACAAGATGAAGAGCTTACTTGGGATGTGGAGAATGACGACGACGAGCATATCAAGTCATGA